The following are encoded together in the Arcticibacterium luteifluviistationis genome:
- a CDS encoding glycoside hydrolase family 2 protein gives MKSIYTLVVLFIGLNAAMGQSIPLPEHPRPDFERANWQNLNGIWEFEFDSLNVGLSQNWTSGTADFSKEINVPFPWGSKLSGVADEADIAWYKKSITVSENWKGKRTFFTIGASDWETTVWIDGKLLGKHEGGYTPFSFDLTEHLTYGKAQNIVVRVDDARRMFTLYGKQGYGNARGIWQTAYLEARGSTYIDYLHFIPDIDKGQFTIKGELGAASMRSETLELSVAGKTLKTEIKAGQKRFEATFDLANAHLWSIEDPYLYDVTATVADDKVKSYFGMRKISVTNLPGTDIPYVALNNKPLYLQLTLDQSYHPEGFYTFPTDEFMKNEIQLCKDIGLNGLRTHIKIDIPRKLYWADKLGLLVMADLPNSWGEPDADAQKESEYTLREMIKRDFNHPAIFSWITFNETWGLKTEVKNENGDVDRKYLPKTQYWVASMYYLAKSLDQTRLVEDNSICCGAGHTETDINSWHAYLPGYEWEAFMTNLDENTFAGSTADFEDGFTQRNQPMINSECGNVWGYDGSTGDIDWSYDYHRMMNVFRQHPKMAGWLYTEHHDVINEWNGYWRFDRTMKYTGLSEIAKGMEDKDFHSLFYVSTGQDITQTGKAGTMATVPIYISCHTGEELPQSKMTLEYQVTGIDVLGNEVSFPAESKTLDYTPWMQKREAPLSVKMPEMDGLYTVTLILKDMNGRALHHNFMNFKVGGGANPAGVSVLEVSPKDVKNADWSVKSWEVMDGLKMNGTGNGSFEYVFTGDVKKAKSGYLLMELGAKELFAKDRGGVDLIDMDYMLGAIAEPSQNKNSYPMTDETKFPSKVTVSINGLNVKNVSLEDDPADHRGILSWHSQKEDGLLHDAGSYGYMVKVPLTKNQLKALRKDGLLTVKLTVKNGGGLAIYGKDFGRFPFNPSIVLSEK, from the coding sequence ATGAAATCAATTTACACTTTAGTGGTCCTTTTTATAGGACTCAATGCTGCTATGGGACAGAGTATACCTCTTCCTGAGCACCCAAGACCAGATTTTGAAAGGGCAAATTGGCAAAACTTAAACGGTATCTGGGAATTTGAATTTGACAGCCTTAATGTAGGTCTTAGTCAAAACTGGACTTCAGGAACTGCGGATTTTTCTAAAGAAATTAATGTTCCTTTTCCATGGGGTTCTAAGCTGTCAGGTGTGGCAGACGAGGCTGATATAGCTTGGTATAAAAAGAGTATCACCGTTTCTGAAAACTGGAAAGGCAAACGTACTTTTTTCACCATTGGAGCTTCCGACTGGGAAACCACAGTCTGGATTGATGGAAAATTATTAGGGAAACATGAAGGTGGCTACACGCCCTTTTCTTTTGACTTAACTGAGCATTTAACCTACGGGAAAGCTCAGAACATAGTGGTAAGAGTAGATGACGCCAGAAGAATGTTTACACTTTATGGCAAACAGGGTTACGGAAATGCAAGAGGGATTTGGCAAACGGCTTACCTAGAAGCCAGAGGGAGTACATATATAGATTACCTTCATTTTATTCCAGACATTGACAAAGGGCAGTTTACTATCAAAGGAGAATTAGGGGCAGCTTCTATGAGAAGCGAAACTTTAGAACTTTCTGTTGCGGGCAAAACTCTCAAAACAGAAATAAAGGCAGGTCAAAAACGCTTTGAAGCTACGTTTGATTTGGCGAATGCTCATTTATGGTCTATTGAAGACCCATATCTTTATGATGTTACCGCCACGGTGGCAGACGATAAAGTGAAGTCATATTTTGGTATGCGTAAAATATCGGTGACTAATTTACCGGGTACAGATATACCTTATGTCGCTCTAAATAATAAGCCACTTTATCTTCAACTTACGCTTGACCAGTCTTACCATCCAGAAGGGTTTTATACTTTTCCTACGGATGAATTTATGAAAAATGAGATTCAGTTATGCAAAGACATTGGTTTAAATGGACTTAGAACGCACATCAAAATTGACATTCCTAGAAAGCTTTATTGGGCTGATAAATTAGGCTTGCTTGTAATGGCTGATTTGCCAAATAGCTGGGGAGAGCCAGACGCTGACGCTCAAAAGGAATCAGAGTACACACTTCGTGAAATGATAAAGCGTGACTTTAATCATCCTGCCATTTTCTCATGGATAACCTTTAACGAGACGTGGGGTTTAAAAACAGAAGTCAAAAACGAGAATGGTGATGTCGACCGTAAATATCTTCCTAAAACTCAATATTGGGTAGCGTCCATGTATTATTTGGCGAAGTCTTTAGACCAGACTCGTTTGGTAGAAGATAACTCTATTTGCTGCGGAGCAGGCCATACAGAAACCGATATCAATTCATGGCATGCCTATTTGCCAGGGTACGAATGGGAGGCTTTTATGACCAATTTAGATGAAAATACCTTTGCGGGAAGTACAGCAGATTTTGAAGATGGTTTTACTCAAAGAAACCAGCCAATGATTAATTCTGAATGTGGAAATGTGTGGGGTTATGACGGCAGCACTGGCGATATAGACTGGAGCTATGATTACCACAGAATGATGAATGTTTTCAGACAGCATCCTAAAATGGCAGGTTGGTTATATACCGAACATCATGATGTTATTAACGAGTGGAATGGCTACTGGCGTTTTGACAGAACCATGAAATATACAGGCTTGAGCGAAATAGCGAAGGGCATGGAAGACAAAGACTTTCACTCGCTTTTTTATGTATCCACTGGCCAAGATATAACGCAAACTGGCAAAGCCGGTACCATGGCTACAGTTCCTATTTATATATCTTGCCATACGGGTGAAGAGCTTCCGCAATCAAAAATGACTTTAGAATATCAAGTTACTGGAATAGACGTTTTAGGGAATGAGGTAAGTTTCCCAGCGGAATCTAAAACTCTAGATTACACACCTTGGATGCAGAAAAGAGAGGCTCCGTTAAGTGTCAAAATGCCAGAAATGGATGGTTTATACACCGTGACACTTATCTTGAAAGACATGAACGGAAGAGCTTTACACCATAACTTTATGAACTTCAAAGTAGGTGGAGGTGCTAATCCTGCCGGAGTTTCTGTTTTAGAAGTTTCACCAAAAGATGTAAAAAATGCAGACTGGTCTGTCAAAAGCTGGGAGGTTATGGACGGTCTTAAAATGAACGGTACAGGAAATGGTTCTTTCGAATATGTTTTTACTGGCGATGTAAAAAAAGCAAAGTCGGGGTATCTGCTTATGGAACTAGGTGCCAAAGAGCTTTTTGCTAAAGACAGAGGTGGCGTAGATTTGATTGACATGGATTATATGTTAGGTGCCATAGCAGAGCCAAGTCAAAACAAAAACTCCTATCCTATGACAGACGAAACCAAGTTTCCGTCAAAAGTTACGGTGAGTATAAATGGTCTTAACGTTAAAAATGTAAGTTTAGAAGATGACCCCGCAGACCATAGAGGGATATTGAGCTGGCATAGCCAAAAAGAAGATGGCCTACTTCACGACGCAGGAAGTTACGGGTATATGGTTAAAGTGCCACTTACTAAAAATCAATTAAAGGCTTTGAGAAAAGATGGTCTACTTACTGTTAAGTTGACTGTTAAAAATGGTGGAGGTTTAGCCATTTACGGAAAAGATTTCGGTCGTTTTCCATTCAATCCAAGTATAGTTTTATCAGAAAAATAA
- a CDS encoding sulfatase family protein — protein sequence MKKVLATLALASMFISCTQEEEKKQPNVLVIYADDLGYGDVSAYGQGTLNTPNIDALAANGVRFTNAYATSATCSPSRYALLTGQYPWKNERAKILAGDAPMLIDSASYTMADMFKSQGYQTSVVGKWHLGLGNGSINWNEDISVTPNDIGFDYSYIMAATNDRTPTVFVDNRRVDNLSADDSLFVSYKENFEGEPTAISNPELMTKMKWHHGHNQSVHNGVPRIGYMKGGKSALWVDEDMADHFLDIAKGQIDKSTESEKPFFMYYALHEPHVPRVPHQRFVGKSGLGPRGDAILEADWCVGEIMKHLESKGLLENTLVVFSSDNGPVLNDGYFDEAVEKLGDHTPAGVLRGGKYSLFEAGTKIPLIVSWKGKVKPSVSDAMVCQLDLASSFATLIGAKSDFEDSKNFIDTFLGESEVGRENLVLEATGRLSYRKGDLAYIPRYKGNAVNKQVNIEVGVSEDEQLYDIKNDPGQQNDIFKKQADTGNSLKEEFEKATEGFFKPMQTDVVLH from the coding sequence ATGAAAAAAGTACTCGCAACGCTCGCTTTGGCTAGCATGTTTATTTCCTGCACGCAGGAAGAAGAAAAGAAACAACCCAATGTTTTAGTGATTTATGCCGATGACCTCGGTTATGGAGACGTAAGTGCTTATGGTCAGGGAACGTTAAATACACCTAACATTGATGCTTTAGCAGCAAATGGGGTAAGGTTTACAAATGCTTATGCTACTTCCGCTACTTGTTCTCCAAGTAGGTATGCATTGTTGACAGGTCAATACCCGTGGAAAAATGAAAGGGCTAAGATTTTAGCTGGCGATGCTCCAATGCTTATCGACTCTGCGTCTTATACCATGGCAGATATGTTTAAAAGTCAGGGCTATCAAACCTCTGTAGTAGGAAAATGGCATCTGGGTTTAGGTAATGGAAGTATCAACTGGAATGAAGATATATCTGTTACTCCGAACGATATCGGTTTCGACTATTCTTACATTATGGCTGCCACAAATGACAGAACGCCAACCGTATTTGTAGATAATAGAAGGGTAGATAATCTTTCTGCTGACGATTCACTTTTTGTGAGTTATAAGGAGAATTTTGAGGGAGAGCCAACGGCTATTAGTAATCCTGAATTAATGACTAAAATGAAATGGCATCATGGTCATAATCAATCGGTGCATAATGGTGTGCCGCGTATTGGCTACATGAAAGGTGGTAAGTCTGCTCTTTGGGTTGATGAAGATATGGCAGACCATTTTCTTGACATTGCTAAAGGTCAAATTGATAAAAGTACCGAATCTGAAAAACCTTTCTTTATGTATTATGCTCTTCATGAGCCACATGTTCCTAGAGTTCCACATCAGCGATTTGTTGGCAAGTCAGGGTTAGGGCCAAGAGGAGATGCTATTTTAGAGGCAGATTGGTGTGTAGGAGAAATAATGAAACACCTAGAGTCAAAAGGTCTTTTAGAAAACACATTGGTTGTTTTCTCTAGCGATAATGGACCAGTTTTAAACGATGGTTACTTTGATGAAGCTGTTGAAAAACTAGGCGACCATACACCAGCAGGTGTATTGAGAGGTGGAAAGTATAGCCTTTTTGAGGCAGGTACTAAAATCCCTTTAATAGTTTCTTGGAAAGGAAAAGTTAAACCAAGCGTTTCAGATGCTATGGTTTGCCAGTTAGATTTGGCTTCATCTTTTGCTACTTTAATTGGTGCGAAGTCTGATTTTGAAGACAGCAAGAACTTTATTGATACATTTTTAGGGGAGAGTGAAGTTGGCAGAGAAAACTTAGTTTTAGAAGCTACTGGTCGTTTGTCTTACCGAAAAGGTGATTTAGCCTATATTCCAAGATATAAAGGAAATGCTGTGAATAAGCAGGTTAACATTGAAGTAGGCGTAAGTGAAGATGAGCAGCTTTATGATATTAAGAATGACCCAGGTCAGCAAAATGATATTTTTAAAAAGCAGGCAGACACGGGGAATTCTTTGAAAGAGGAGTTCGAAAAAGCTACGGAGGGCTTCTTCAAACCTATGCAAACAGATGTGGTCTTGCATTGA
- a CDS encoding nucleoside hydrolase, protein MKKNILLLLCSFVLLTACQSEEAPEKSTVIFDTDANNELDDQHALAYLFSNGDFFDIKGITVNATPSGGEIDLHYDEAERILQLYNLKGQIPLINGANANFEEIIASDSLKDDGAAAVDFMIEEANKGLLTIIAVGKLTNVALAVKKDPTFAKKVRLVWLGSNYPKPGEYNQNSDPASMNYLLDSDIPFEMVTVRYGEPSGTDAVKAIQTDIHEKMPKLGPQASTEITGRHEGTFKYFGDYAIDLFDHIQLHGTPPSRPLFDMVAVAIIKNPAWGTTREIPAPILENGEWKERPNNTRKITLWENFDKESLMTDFYSRMEHYTLPETK, encoded by the coding sequence ATGAAAAAAAACATTCTTTTACTACTGTGTTCCTTCGTGCTTTTAACTGCCTGTCAAAGCGAAGAAGCTCCTGAAAAATCCACGGTCATTTTTGACACTGATGCCAACAATGAACTGGACGATCAGCATGCCCTCGCCTATTTATTTAGTAATGGCGACTTTTTTGATATCAAAGGCATAACCGTAAATGCTACACCTAGCGGAGGCGAAATTGATTTGCATTATGATGAGGCGGAAAGAATATTACAGCTGTATAACCTAAAAGGTCAAATTCCTCTAATAAATGGAGCTAACGCCAATTTTGAAGAAATTATAGCTTCCGATTCCCTTAAAGACGATGGTGCTGCCGCTGTAGACTTTATGATAGAAGAAGCCAATAAAGGCCTGCTGACTATAATAGCCGTTGGCAAATTGACCAATGTGGCTTTGGCAGTAAAAAAAGACCCCACTTTTGCTAAAAAGGTAAGGCTGGTTTGGCTCGGTTCTAATTACCCTAAACCGGGCGAATACAATCAAAACAGCGATCCTGCTTCTATGAATTATCTTCTAGACTCTGACATCCCTTTTGAAATGGTTACGGTACGCTATGGCGAACCTTCTGGAACTGATGCAGTAAAAGCTATTCAAACTGATATTCATGAAAAAATGCCCAAACTAGGACCTCAAGCATCAACAGAAATCACAGGACGACATGAAGGTACTTTTAAGTATTTTGGCGATTATGCCATTGACCTTTTTGACCATATTCAGCTGCATGGCACACCACCTTCAAGGCCACTTTTTGACATGGTAGCAGTGGCTATCATCAAAAATCCAGCGTGGGGAACTACCCGAGAAATACCTGCACCGATTTTAGAAAACGGCGAATGGAAAGAAAGGCCAAACAACACTCGAAAAATTACACTTTGGGAAAACTTTGATAAAGAAAGTTTAATGACAGACTTTTACAGCCGAATGGAACATTATACGCTCCCAGAAACAAAATAA
- a CDS encoding sulfatase encodes MIFLRLVLLLFVVSTVQAQDRPNVVFILADDLGYHDLGYTGSSYYETPNIDALASKSQNFINGYAASRVCSPSRAAIMTGKSPARLQITDWIGAKSGTDWRTQGRENRLLPARYNHQLPQEETTMAEAFKAGGYRTFFAGKWHLGGEGSYPEDHGFDINVGGYHAGSPFGGYFSPYDNPKMEDGVNGENLSIRLATETADFISENKEKPFFAFLSFYAVHGPIQTTEEKWEKYQDKAKKAGIAESGFEMERVLPIRQHQDNPVYGGLVETMDDAVGIVMKRLEELGLAENTIVVFTSDNGGVASGDAFSTSNAPLRGGKGYQWEGGIKEPFLIAAPGIAPKTISDKVIGMDFYPTLLDLAGLSAQSSQHVDGVSLLPIITGEKEIKRDLFWHYPHYGNQGGEPSSVIREGDWKLIHYWEDERNELYNLANDPEERKDLSQKQSEKTALLLAKLKLWLEDSKAEYATHDPIFKQEKYNAVLEKNRKILLPRLEKERKRMLSEEYKPNADWWGSNTTDD; translated from the coding sequence ATGATTTTTTTAAGATTAGTCCTGTTACTATTTGTAGTGTCAACCGTGCAGGCTCAAGACAGGCCAAATGTTGTTTTCATTTTAGCCGATGATTTAGGCTATCATGATTTAGGATATACAGGTAGCAGCTACTACGAAACCCCAAATATTGACGCTTTAGCTTCTAAGAGTCAAAATTTTATAAATGGTTATGCGGCAAGCAGAGTTTGTAGTCCATCTAGAGCGGCTATTATGACAGGAAAGTCGCCCGCCAGGTTACAAATTACTGATTGGATTGGAGCAAAATCAGGCACTGACTGGAGAACACAAGGGAGAGAAAATAGACTTTTACCGGCTAGGTATAATCATCAACTACCACAAGAAGAAACAACCATGGCTGAAGCTTTTAAAGCAGGAGGTTATAGAACGTTTTTTGCAGGAAAATGGCATTTGGGTGGCGAAGGCTCTTACCCAGAAGACCATGGCTTTGATATTAATGTTGGAGGTTATCACGCTGGTAGTCCATTTGGAGGATATTTTTCTCCTTATGATAATCCAAAAATGGAAGATGGCGTAAACGGAGAAAATTTATCCATAAGACTAGCCACTGAAACTGCGGATTTCATTTCAGAGAATAAAGAGAAGCCTTTTTTCGCATTTTTATCTTTTTATGCCGTTCACGGCCCTATTCAAACAACGGAAGAAAAGTGGGAGAAATATCAAGACAAAGCCAAGAAAGCTGGAATTGCGGAATCTGGTTTTGAAATGGAAAGAGTGCTACCTATTCGTCAGCACCAAGATAATCCCGTTTATGGTGGCTTGGTAGAAACCATGGATGATGCTGTGGGAATAGTTATGAAAAGGTTAGAAGAGCTAGGCTTGGCAGAAAATACCATTGTGGTTTTTACTTCTGATAATGGGGGAGTGGCTTCGGGCGATGCTTTTTCAACGTCAAATGCACCACTCCGCGGAGGTAAAGGCTATCAATGGGAAGGAGGCATAAAGGAGCCTTTTCTAATAGCTGCCCCAGGTATAGCACCAAAGACAATTTCAGATAAAGTTATCGGTATGGATTTCTATCCTACGCTTTTAGATTTGGCAGGTTTGTCTGCTCAAAGTTCTCAACACGTAGACGGTGTCAGCCTTTTGCCTATTATTACTGGTGAAAAGGAGATTAAGAGAGATTTATTTTGGCACTATCCTCATTATGGAAATCAAGGCGGCGAGCCATCTTCGGTTATCAGAGAAGGTGATTGGAAGCTTATTCACTATTGGGAAGATGAAAGAAACGAACTTTATAATCTTGCAAACGACCCTGAAGAAAGAAAAGATTTAAGCCAAAAGCAGTCTGAAAAGACAGCGTTATTACTAGCGAAATTGAAATTATGGTTAGAGGATTCAAAGGCCGAATATGCAACCCATGACCCTATCTTTAAGCAAGAAAAATATAATGCTGTTTTAGAAAAGAACAGAAAGATACTACTACCTAGATTAGAAAAAGAAAGAAAAAGAATGCTGTCAGAAGAGTACAAACCCAACGCAGACTGGTGGGGGAGTAATACTACCGATGACTAG
- the rbsK gene encoding ribokinase — MESHKILVIGSANTDMVVKTSRLPKPGETILGGDFFLFPGGKGANQAVACARLGGAVTFVCNLGNDVFGKEALEGFKKDKIDTSFITLDDSQPSGVAVITVNENAENTIVVAPGANGTLNAEKVLQLASVFEQTEIILTQLETPIEATEAMVKMTKKYKKRLIINPAPARELSLEILDGLFLITPNETETELLTGIYPNSPEKCLEASTILLKKGVDHVIITLGKEGAFYASKNENFLIKSEPVKAIDTTAAGDVFNGALTLSLAQNKPWKDAILFANKAAAISVTKMGAQSSAPYLKDLTIQP; from the coding sequence ATGGAAAGTCACAAAATATTAGTTATAGGCAGTGCCAACACCGATATGGTGGTAAAAACAAGTAGACTCCCTAAACCTGGCGAAACCATTTTAGGAGGTGATTTTTTCCTTTTCCCTGGTGGCAAAGGAGCAAATCAGGCTGTGGCCTGTGCTCGCCTAGGAGGAGCGGTAACCTTTGTATGTAATTTAGGAAATGACGTTTTTGGGAAAGAGGCATTAGAGGGTTTTAAGAAAGATAAGATTGATACTTCTTTTATTACTTTGGACGATAGTCAGCCTTCTGGTGTAGCCGTTATTACGGTCAATGAAAATGCAGAAAATACTATAGTAGTGGCACCCGGAGCCAACGGGACTCTAAATGCAGAAAAAGTGTTACAATTAGCTTCTGTTTTTGAACAAACTGAAATCATTTTAACACAGCTGGAAACACCTATAGAAGCCACGGAGGCTATGGTAAAAATGACTAAAAAGTATAAGAAAAGGCTAATTATTAATCCTGCACCTGCCAGAGAATTATCATTGGAAATTTTAGACGGTCTATTCTTGATTACCCCAAACGAAACAGAAACAGAGCTATTGACTGGCATTTACCCCAACTCTCCTGAAAAATGCCTAGAAGCATCAACTATTTTACTAAAAAAAGGTGTAGATCATGTGATAATTACCCTTGGAAAAGAAGGTGCTTTCTATGCTTCAAAAAATGAAAATTTCTTGATAAAAAGTGAGCCCGTAAAAGCCATTGACACCACCGCGGCTGGCGATGTTTTTAATGGAGCATTGACTCTTTCCTTAGCTCAAAATAAACCTTGGAAGGACGCCATCTTGTTTGCGAATAAAGCAGCAGCCATTTCTGTCACCAAAATGGGTGCACAGAGCTCGGCTCCGTATTTAAAAGACCTTACTATCCAACCATAA